The sequence below is a genomic window from Variovorax paradoxus B4.
GTGAAAGCACCGATCACCGCCCAGCACCTGCTGGCGCGCTCCAGCCGCGGCAGCGTGCTGCTGGACCAGGCGGCCAACAACGTGAGCGAGAACACGCTGGGCGGCGGCGCCGCCGGCGCCTTCCGCTACCAGGACGTGGACGGCGTGCGCATCGGCGCGCTGTCGGTCACCGGCTTCGACGCCGGGACCAACCTGCCGCAGGTGGTGTCGGCCACGTCGATGGCGGCCGACACGGTGTTCGTGCGCACGCTCTCGGGCGACCTCACGCTGGACACCGCCGTCACCAGCACCTCGGGCACCGACCTGGTGGCCGCGTCGCGCTTCCAGAATGCGGGCGGCGGCAGCGTGGGCGGCGCGCCCTGGCGCATCTGGGCCGACACCTGGGTGGGCGAGTCGCGCGGCGGCATCGCCGGCTCGGGCGCCACGCCCAACCTGTTCCACTGCGCCTACCTGGGGCTGTGCACCGTGAGCATCACGCCGGGCGACAACCACTTCATCTACGCCCAGCAGCCGCGGGCCACGGTGGTCATCGGCGACGCCAGCCGGCCCTTCGGTACGGCCAACCCGCCCTTCGGCTTCACCATCAGCGGGCTGATCCTGGGCGACGGGACGGCCGGTTTCCTGGGCACGCCCTCAAGCTCGGCCGGTGTCTTCAGCCCCGCCGGGCGCTATGCGATCACCGGCAGCTTCACCTCGGCGGCCGGCTATGCGGTGGACGTGGTGCCCGGGACGCTGACCGTGACGGCGAGCCTGCGCCGGCCGGACTTCCCGAGCGCGGACCTGGTGCGCGAGCTGCCCAACACCAACACCTACACCTTCGACCGCAACATCGGTGCGCCGCCGATCTGCTTTGCCACCGGGCCCCTGGAGGGCGAACGTTCGCAGCAGGGCGACGACCTGCTGGCGCGCGAATGGTCGCGCGTGCGGTCGCGGCCCAACCTCACCAGCTGCGTGGCCACCGAGCGCAAGAACGGCTGCGCGGATTTCTGAGGGACGGCTCAGCGCGGGCCGATCGCGGGGCCGCCTGCGGCGCCCAGCGCCCGCGGCAGGTCGCCGTGCCAGGTCTTCAGGCCCTGGTGCGACAGGCGCGACTGCAGGTCGACGAACACCTGGCCGCCCAGCTGCTGCCAGCGCCGGCAGAAGGCGAAGTCCTCGCTCAGGTAGCGGCCGGTGGCGGGCTCGAACTGGGTGTCGAAGAAGCGCCAGTGCGGCAGGTGCGCATTGGCGTGGTCGCCGGCCTCGGGGGTGTAGCGCAGCTCGGGCATGGCCGCGGCCATGCGTTCGAACACGCCGCGGGTGATGAGCATGAAGCCGGTGGGCGCGTCCAGCACCTCGACGAAACCGTCCGCGTCGGCCTGTGTCGGCGTGTGGCGCAGGTTCAGCGGATAGCGCGCATGCAGGGCGTCGAAATCGGCCTGCGTGGCGCCCGCCGGCAGCGGCCGGGCCAGGCCCTGGACCGGCCAGCCGTCGTGCTTGTGCGGGTAGACGCCGGCCACCACGTCATGCCCGGACAGCAGCAGGCGCAGCGCCGCATCGGGCGTGAAGCCGACGTCGGCGTCGATCCAGAACAGGTGCGTCCATTGCGCATCGGCCATGAACTCGGCCACCAGCCGGTTGCGCGCGCGCGTGAGCAGGCTGTCGCCGTCGAGGAAGCGCGTCTGCATGGCGAAACCGTGCGCCCAGGCCGCATTGACCAGGCCCAGCAGGCTGCGCACGTAGAGGCTGGTCATGGAACCGCTGTAGCTCGGCGTGGCGACGAAGGGGCGGATGCCCTTGAGGGCGGCGGTGTCGAGCATGGCGTGGTCGATGGGGTAGCAGGGGGTGGCGTGGCACTCAGGCCGCGTGCGCATGGCGCCGCGTGGTGAGCAGTGCGCGCAGCTTGGCCGGCGCGACCGGCTTGGTCAACAGCATCACCCCGCCGTGGCGCAGCCGCTGCAGCACCTCGGGCCCGGTCGCGCCCGAGACCAGCACCGCGAGCGCATCGGGCTGCAGGCGCCTGGCGGCGTCGATCACGTCCATGCCGTCGCCGTCGCCGGCCAGCTGCAGGTCGCACAGCACCGCGTCGAAATGCAGGTCGCCCGTGCCCAGCCGCGCGATGGCCTCGGCGCCGGTGGCCACGCATTCGACCTGGCAGCCCCACTGCTCCAGCAGCGCGCGGCTGCCGTCGAGGATGGCGGGGTCGTCGTCGACCACCATGCAGTGCAGGCCGGCCAGCGGCGTCAGCGCCATGGGCGCGGGCTCGGGCGCGGTGGCTTCGGCCGGGTGGGCGGCGGGCAGGGTGAGCGCAAAGGTGCTGCCGGCCTGCAGCGCCGAGCGAACCGTGATGCGGGTGCCGAGCAGCGTCGCGATGCGCGCGCAGATCGCCAGGCCCAGCCCGAAGCCGCGGCGGCGGTCGCGCTCGGTGTTGGCCACCTGGTAGAACTCCTCGAAGATCCGGCCCTGGTGGATGGGCGCGATGCCGATGCCGTTGTCGCGCACCTCGATGCGCACGCTGTCGCCGTTCTTTTCGCGGGCGCGGCGCGCGGCCACCAGCACGGTGCCGCCGGCCGGTGCGTGGCGCAGCGCGTTGGCCACCAGGTTGCCGACGATGCGCTGCAGCAGCGCCGCATCGCTGCGCACCGCCAGCCCGCGGTCGCTCCAGCGCAGGCGCACGTGGGTTTCGGCGGCGGTGGCGGCATGTTGCGCATCCAGCTGGTCGAACAGTGCGGACAGCGGCACCTTGGTGATCGCCGGCGTCAGCACCTGGGCATCGAGGCGCGAGATTTCCAGCAGGTCGTCGAGCAGCACGCCCATGAACTCGGTGCTCTCCTGCAGCCGCAGCACGGCGGGGCGCTGTGCGGGGCTGGCGCCCGGCAGCAGGCCGTCGATGAAGAGCCCCATGGCATGCAGCGGCTGGCGCAGGTCGTGGCTGGCCGCGGCCAGGAAGCGGGCGCGCGAGAGCGCCGCCTGCTCGGCCTCGGCCATGCGCTGCAGCGCCACCGCGGTGGCCTCGCGCACGCGCTCCTCGCTGATCTGCCGGTTGCGCTGCAGGCGCTCGGCCAGGCGGTCGATGTCGTGCGCAAGCACCGTGAGTTCGTGCGCGCGGCCCTTGCCGGAATTGCC
It includes:
- a CDS encoding ATP-binding protein, with the protein product MSAKLPSEGRRADASPPLQPTAPAPTPTLLVRGNLQRDLFRLGVVPCAAVALALTGWFTHSRLQTLEAAFDAEGQAVARQVAAMSDLSLYAGDLPALQNVANAALRGGQVMRVEISNSAGVYVTAGPKASSLAQLRMFTSPVTLREASRASAFAPAGSTAAGETPIGLVQTFRDTTAYARERSRSLIASIGIALVALLAAWASVRHMARTVARPLRRVSRTVAALQAGHFEARCDVAEGDSRASTGNSGKGRAHELTVLAHDIDRLAERLQRNRQISEERVREATAVALQRMAEAEQAALSRARFLAAASHDLRQPLHAMGLFIDGLLPGASPAQRPAVLRLQESTEFMGVLLDDLLEISRLDAQVLTPAITKVPLSALFDQLDAQHAATAAETHVRLRWSDRGLAVRSDAALLQRIVGNLVANALRHAPAGGTVLVAARRAREKNGDSVRIEVRDNGIGIAPIHQGRIFEEFYQVANTERDRRRGFGLGLAICARIATLLGTRITVRSALQAGSTFALTLPAAHPAEATAPEPAPMALTPLAGLHCMVVDDDPAILDGSRALLEQWGCQVECVATGAEAIARLGTGDLHFDAVLCDLQLAGDGDGMDVIDAARRLQPDALAVLVSGATGPEVLQRLRHGGVMLLTKPVAPAKLRALLTTRRHAHAA